The following proteins are encoded in a genomic region of Heptranchias perlo isolate sHepPer1 chromosome 6, sHepPer1.hap1, whole genome shotgun sequence:
- the LOC137322618 gene encoding mucin-2-like → MELQAKAKTGVLITKPLLQSAGFESLLLTVIANPTPTGTEQELVLTVIVTPTGTDRELVLTVIATPTGTDRELVLTVIVTPTGTDRELVLTVIATPTGTDRELVLTVIVTPTGTDRELVLTVIVTPTGTDRELVLTVIATPTGTVRELVLTVIATPTGTAELVLTVIVTPNTNRHRLRARADCDRHPNRHRQSSC, encoded by the exons ATGGAGCTTCAGGCCAAA GCTAAAACAGGCGTCCTCATTACTAAACCTCTACTGCAGTCAGCAGGTTTCGAGAGCTTGTTGCTGACTGTGATCGCCAACCCAACACCAACAGGCACCGAACAAGAGCTCGTGCTGACTGTCATCGTCACCCCAACAGGCA CCGACCGAGAGCTCGTGCTGACTGTGATCGCCACCCCAACAGGCACCGACCGAGAGCTCGTGCTGACTGTCATCGTCACCCCAACAGGCACCGACCGAGAGCTCGTGCTGACTGTGATCGCCACCCCAACAGGCACCGACCGAGAGCTCGTGCTGACTGTCATCGTCACCCCAACAGGCACCGACCGAGAGCTCGTGCTGACTGTCATCGTCACCCCAACAGGCACCGACCGAGAGCTCGTGCTGACTGTCATCGCCACCCCAACAGGCACCGTCCGAGAGCTCGTGCTGACTGTGATCGCCACCCCAACAGGCACCGCAGAGCTCGTGCTGACTGTCATCGTCACCCCCAACACCAACAGGCACCGACTGAGAGCTCGTGCTGACTGTGATCGCCACCCCAACAGGCACCGACAGAGCTCGTGCTGA